From Leptodactylus fuscus isolate aLepFus1 chromosome 11, aLepFus1.hap2, whole genome shotgun sequence, one genomic window encodes:
- the LOC142184757 gene encoding complement C5-like: MILLQIPLLCLLYGDGWGDPLIPHVTAPGTWRLGVLESVVIRTPQQSEGFPVKVSLLSYPDKKTMFSSALLPLTPDNLFQGVVKLSITAEDSPGEFVYLMVESKVFREEARIPVSREAWTLMDEPGNVCTAVSYIWGCLFCRRLQIRSSLLSTSREIRYRAMGWKLLDYVEHHEQRNRCLEMDL, translated from the exons ATGATCCTCCTGCAGATCCCTCTGCTGTGCCTGCTGTACGGGGACGGATGGGGAGACCCACTGAT CCCCCACGTGACTGCCCCGGGAACATGGAGACTTGGTGTCCTGGAGTCGGTCGTCATTCGGACCCCCCAGCAGTCGGAGGGTTTCCCTGTGAAGGTTTCATTACTCAGTTACCCAGATAAGAAGACGATGTTCTCCTCGGCACTGCTGCCTCTGACTCCTGACAACCTTTTCCAGGGAGTAGTGAAGTTGTcg ATTACAGCGGAGGATTCCCCCGGAGAGTTTGTGTATCTGATGGTGGAATCCAAAGTGTTCAGGGAAGAGGCGAGAATCCCGGTGAGCAGAGAGGCCTGGACCCTGATGGATGAGCCCGGTAATGTCTGCACCGCA GTCTCTTATATTTGGGGTTGCCTCTTCTGCAGACGGCTCCAGATCCGTTCTTCTCTTCTGTCCACATCCAGGGAGATCCGCTACAGGGCCATGGGGTGGAAACTCCTAGATTATGTTGAGCACCATGAACAAAGGAACAGatgtctggagatggacttgtaa